A window of Campylobacter cuniculorum DSM 23162 = LMG 24588 contains these coding sequences:
- the ilvC gene encoding ketol-acid reductoisomerase: MAVVVYYDKDCDLKLIQSKKVAIIGFGSQGHAHAMNLRDNGVSVIIGLREGGASWQKAKNAGFEVKKVDEATKEADVIMILAPDEIQADIFNAQIKPNLTEGKAIAFAHGFNIHYGQIIAPKGIDVIMIAPKAPGHTVRNEFTLGGGTPCLIAIHQDESKNAKNIALSYASAIGGGRTGIIETTFKAETETDLFGEQAVLCGGLTALIQAGFQTLVEAGYEPEMAYFECLHEMKLIVDLIYQGGIADMRYSISNTAEYGDYITGAKIITEESKKAMKAVLKDIQNGVFAKDFILEKRAGFARMHAERKNMNDSLIEKTGRNLRAMMPWISAKKLIDKDKN; encoded by the coding sequence ATGGCTGTTGTGGTTTATTATGATAAAGATTGTGATTTGAAATTAATCCAATCCAAAAAAGTGGCAATTATAGGCTTTGGTTCGCAAGGACACGCTCATGCAATGAATTTAAGAGACAATGGAGTGAGTGTTATCATAGGACTTAGAGAGGGCGGAGCGAGTTGGCAAAAGGCTAAAAATGCAGGTTTTGAAGTAAAAAAAGTTGATGAGGCAACAAAAGAAGCCGATGTGATTATGATTTTAGCTCCGGATGAAATTCAAGCTGATATTTTTAACGCTCAAATCAAACCAAATTTAACTGAAGGCAAGGCTATTGCTTTTGCACATGGTTTTAATATACATTATGGACAAATCATTGCTCCAAAGGGAATTGATGTGATTATGATTGCTCCAAAAGCTCCCGGACACACAGTGCGCAATGAATTTACTTTAGGAGGTGGAACACCTTGTTTGATTGCCATCCATCAAGATGAGAGTAAAAATGCTAAAAACATTGCTCTAAGCTATGCAAGTGCAATCGGCGGAGGAAGAACCGGAATCATTGAAACAACCTTTAAAGCTGAAACAGAGACAGATCTTTTTGGCGAACAAGCAGTGCTTTGTGGAGGTTTAACGGCTCTCATTCAAGCGGGTTTTCAGACCTTAGTTGAAGCAGGATACGAACCTGAAATGGCTTATTTTGAATGTTTGCACGAGATGAAACTCATTGTGGATTTAATCTATCAAGGAGGCATTGCAGATATGAGGTATTCTATCTCAAATACTGCTGAATATGGAGATTATATCACTGGGGCTAAAATCATCACTGAAGAGAGCAAAAAGGCAATGAAAGCCGTTTTAAAAGACATACAAAATGGTGTTTTTGCTAAGGATTTTATCCTCGAAAAGCGAGCAGGTTTTGCGAGAATGCACGCTGAACGCAAAAATATG
- a CDS encoding RNB domain-containing ribonuclease, with amino-acid sequence MKEFLNKLNYGISANEIKAEEKQILRELLKNNIIKEYKNKFYLNDGFVFGELDISSKAIGFLKCFDENYERDLLIENKHLKGANYKDIVVAKLLNFKKKRQSAKIILILQRANKNSIVITKKYGQAVLGMDIKTGLSVALKASQKSLKALPLGTILKIENQENRILEVLGHIDDEKIDEKISLALFNKNVEFSETCIKESLANGDFVDANMYKNRKDLRALSFCTIDPIHAKDFDDAIYYNEQENAIYVAIADVSEYVFAYSAIDKEARARGFSIYFPHIAIPMLPPALSENICSLKPDVDRLVYCFKIILNQNLEPIKEELFEAIIHSKRRFNYDEVDKLLEKKADLAEFSWLYKLEKLTRLLRKKRLENAFEFKTEELRMVLDENLALKSTNYEKSTPSHNLIEDCMLLANKAAAKLIDIGIFRNHLSADLKKIEKLLNELASLGINVKFKSHLPELIRDIQSLADTLNLRAELDKLIIKAQKKAEYSSINAGHFGLGFQRYTHFTSPIRRYSDLILHRLLKAKMKKDEKLFQYLLLNIQSTCENLSLLEREADRVANDFLSRKFARWALKNRGKKFKAVIVENTNITLAKLDDEIKGAEIILSDSKINLLQKVEILITDADIVMAKIFGRITQILEEG; translated from the coding sequence GTGAAAGAATTTCTAAATAAACTAAATTACGGCATCAGTGCAAATGAAATTAAGGCTGAAGAAAAACAAATTCTAAGAGAACTTTTAAAAAATAATATCATCAAAGAATATAAAAATAAATTTTATCTTAATGACGGCTTTGTATTTGGAGAGCTTGATATTTCGAGTAAAGCAATAGGCTTTTTAAAATGTTTTGATGAAAACTATGAAAGAGATTTATTGATAGAAAATAAGCATTTAAAAGGGGCAAATTATAAAGATATAGTCGTTGCAAAACTCTTAAATTTTAAAAAAAAGCGTCAAAGTGCAAAAATCATTCTCATCTTACAAAGAGCGAATAAAAATTCTATTGTTATCACTAAAAAATACGGACAAGCCGTTCTTGGAATGGATATAAAAACCGGTTTAAGCGTTGCTTTAAAGGCTTCTCAAAAATCTTTAAAAGCTTTGCCTTTAGGCACCATACTAAAGATAGAAAATCAAGAAAATCGCATTTTAGAAGTCTTAGGGCATATTGATGATGAAAAAATTGATGAAAAAATCTCCCTCGCACTTTTTAATAAAAATGTTGAATTTAGTGAAACTTGCATTAAAGAATCTCTAGCAAATGGGGATTTTGTCGATGCAAATATGTATAAAAATCGTAAAGATTTAAGAGCTTTGAGTTTTTGTACTATAGACCCCATTCATGCTAAAGATTTTGATGATGCGATTTATTATAATGAGCAAGAAAATGCGATTTATGTCGCCATTGCTGATGTGAGCGAGTATGTTTTTGCCTATAGTGCGATAGATAAAGAGGCTAGAGCGAGGGGGTTTTCAATTTATTTTCCTCATATTGCTATACCGATGTTGCCCCCTGCTTTGAGTGAAAATATTTGTTCTTTAAAGCCGGATGTGGATCGTTTGGTGTATTGCTTTAAAATCATTTTAAATCAAAATTTAGAACCTATAAAAGAAGAGCTTTTTGAGGCTATCATTCATTCTAAACGTCGTTTTAATTACGATGAAGTCGATAAATTATTAGAAAAAAAAGCGGATTTAGCAGAATTTTCTTGGCTTTATAAACTCGAAAAACTCACGCGTCTTTTAAGAAAAAAAAGACTTGAAAATGCTTTTGAGTTTAAAACTGAAGAATTAAGAATGGTTTTAGATGAAAATTTAGCCTTAAAAAGCACAAATTACGAAAAATCCACGCCTTCTCATAATCTCATCGAAGATTGTATGCTCTTGGCTAATAAAGCTGCTGCAAAGCTTATTGATATAGGAATTTTTAGGAATCATCTCAGTGCGGATTTAAAAAAAATCGAAAAACTTCTCAATGAGCTTGCAAGTTTAGGAATCAATGTCAAATTTAAGTCTCATTTGCCCGAACTCATCCGTGATATACAAAGCCTAGCTGACACACTTAATCTAAGGGCAGAGCTTGATAAACTCATCATTAAAGCACAAAAAAAGGCGGAGTATTCAAGCATAAATGCTGGACATTTTGGTTTGGGTTTTCAAAGATATACTCATTTTACAAGTCCGATTAGGAGATATTCTGATTTGATTTTACACAGACTTTTGAAGGCTAAGATGAAAAAAGATGAAAAATTATTTCAATATCTGCTTTTAAACATACAGAGTACTTGCGAAAATTTAAGCCTTTTAGAAAGAGAAGCGGATAGGGTTGCAAATGATTTTTTAAGCAGAAAATTTGCAAGATGGGCTTTGAAAAATAGGGGTAAAAAATTCAAGGCTGTGATTGTAGAAAATACAAATATAACTCTAGCAAAACTTGATGATGAAATCAAAGGAGCAGAGATTATTTTAAGTGATTCTAAAATCAATTTACTTCAAAAGGTTGAAATTTTAATCACCGATGCGGATATAGTGATGGCAAAAATTTTCGGACGCATCACTCAAATTTTAGAGGAGGGATAA